A window of Vicia villosa cultivar HV-30 ecotype Madison, WI unplaced genomic scaffold, Vvil1.0 ctg.000943F_1_1, whole genome shotgun sequence genomic DNA:
TAAACAATCACCTTTCTCTTGAATAAATTCTCTATAGAGGGAAACCTATCAAGGAGAGGTTGCCAAGAGAAAACACTCACTTTAGAAGGTGCCCAAATGTGTGGAAGAGGTAAATACCAATGGAAAAGGAAATATTTGAATAATTAGAAGAAGTTAAAAGAGAATGATAAGTAAATGACACAGAGAAAATATCATCCCTGACAAACTTTCAAATGCATTTATCTTTGTCCAAGGAAAAAAATAACCACATATGACATAAAGAAATTCAACAATAACAAGTTCCTCATGAAAAAAGAAGGATCTCCACCACTTGAAGTCCCAAATGCGGGTCTCATCTTTCCACTCACCCACCCACCTACCTCTCTCACACTCCCCTCGGAATATGGTGATCGTAACAACCTAAGGAACCTATTCTTGAAGGGGATACTCCCAACCCAAGATTCACCCACAAAAAGACGTGTGAAACTATGATCCAACATTCCTAGCAATACCATCCACAAACGAGTCTGGAGGATTTTCCTGCTTAGAACCAAGAAGGACAACTCCTTTCTACCAAGAAAAGGAGTTCCAAAAGCTCAAATCTCAAACACCCCTTAAAGAATAGACAACAAAGACATCATACATGACAACACATATATTTCTCCAAACACCAGAAACATCTGAGATAAGTCTCCACCTCCACTTAATTAAAAGAGCAAAATTGATAAACCAGATATCTCTAACCCTCAAACCACCTTACTCTTGGGCTTATAAACATCAATTCATTTAAACGAAAAGATTTTAAAGTCTTTGTTAACACCACCGTACATAAAAAAATTCCAACTATCTTCCTCCctctaataatatatataaagtattttactcaaatttaataataaaagcaTTACTTTtctacaatattttttaatttaacttaatatttatacttttaatttcttttcttataCGTAGACTTTAAATTTATTGAGTTTTATCTAACGAGAATATACTACTAAATTAATCTTAATCAATAAGTAAATCTatcttttcaaaactcaaaataatttaACTCAGATCTTCAATTACACCCCAAATTTATTCGGTGATCGAATATATTTAACGGTCAAGAGAATTATTCATAAATTGAGCCATATTTGTCAAATGTGTTAAACAATAaagattaataaataaattttaaaattaaattaagccACAAAAAAAGTAGAGACTCATTTTGTTTGATATTTATTTGGTGCAGCCAAGTCTCAACAAATAAAGACCAACGATTCATCATCCCATTCGATAGACAGAAAGATGGAGGATGTCGAAAAGGTAAAGGCGGAGGCATCGCAATTGATAGGAGTGTTTCAAGTTCTACCAAAGCTCGTAGTTTTCGACCTCGATCAAACTCTTTGGCCTTTCTACTGGTTCGTACTTCACATCCATCTTTTCTATTATCTTGTTTTTATTACTACTTCACAAATTCAATCCCATCTCAAATTTCAGTGAGTGCCGCTCCAAGCACGACACACCTTCTCTGTTTCCTCATTCTAGAGGCATCTTGAGTGCACTCAAAGATGAAGGAATTGACGCTGCTATTGCTTCTAAATCACCAACTCCTCATATAGCAACCACGTTTCTTGACAAACTCAGTATCACCTCCATGTTTGTCGCCCAGGTTAGTTTACCCCGTTAATAATCAGATATCCTCTACGCGCAACTGCTCAGAATAATCTATTAAATAAGATAATTTTTCTTTCATACTTATTTTCACTTGTTAggcttaaatttaaatttaaattttttattattcagGAAATATTTTACACATCAACACACAAAACAGAtcattttcagaaaattcaatcAAAGACCGGTGTCTCCTATAACTCTATGCTCTTTTTCGATGATGATAACAATAACATCAAAGaggtatttatatttattttttattttttttattaagtttataaTCAATTTG
This region includes:
- the LOC131632484 gene encoding uncharacterized protein LOC131632484, encoding MEDVEKVKAEASQLIGVFQVLPKLVVFDLDQTLWPFYCECRSKHDTPSLFPHSRGILSALKDEGIDAAIASKSPTPHIATTFLDKLSITSMFVAQEIFYTSTHKTDHFQKIQSKTGVSYNSMLFFDDDNNNIKEISKLGVTSILVRNGVNLGVFREGLTRYSQSWDVSKNKQKRRK